A DNA window from bacterium contains the following coding sequences:
- the ahpF gene encoding alkyl hydroperoxide reductase subunit F has protein sequence MLDDAIKAQLAAYLEKLQHPIELVASLDDSDASRQISTLLSDIAALSPKVSAREDGTASRRPSFSVAPVGEPGRIHFAGLPMGHEFTSLVLALLQAGGHPPKVEPETIEAIKGLRGKFQFETFISLSCHNCPDVVQALNLMAVLNPDVESVMVDGALYQDEVKDRQIMAVPAVFLNGEPFGQGRMSLEEIVAKLDTASAAREVEKLDAKEAFDVLVLGGGPAGAAAAIYAARKGIRTGVVAERFGGQVLDTLAIENFISVKHTEGPQLAVAMEQHVREYGVDIMPVQRAEELIPGDGIHHVRLASGATLKARTVVIATGARWREMGVPGEAEYRTKGVTFCPHCDGPLFQGKRVAVIGGGNSGVEAAIDLAGIVAHVTLLEFGDALRADAVLQRKLYSLPNVTVHLNAQTTEVLGDGQKVTGLTYLNRESDETHRIELEGVFVQIGLLPNTQWLKGTLNLSRHGEVEIDARAQTSLPGVYAAGDCTTVPYKQIIIAMGEGTKASLSAFDHLIRTSAPLEPSQA, from the coding sequence ATGCTCGACGATGCGATCAAGGCTCAGCTGGCCGCCTATCTCGAAAAGCTCCAGCACCCCATCGAACTGGTCGCTTCGCTCGACGATAGCGACGCCTCGCGGCAGATCAGCACCCTGCTCTCCGACATCGCCGCCCTCTCACCCAAGGTGAGCGCGCGCGAGGATGGCACCGCTTCGCGTCGTCCCTCCTTCTCGGTGGCGCCCGTCGGCGAGCCGGGGCGCATTCACTTCGCCGGCCTGCCCATGGGCCACGAGTTCACCTCTTTGGTCCTGGCGCTCCTGCAAGCCGGCGGCCATCCGCCCAAGGTGGAGCCCGAGACCATCGAGGCGATCAAGGGCCTGCGGGGCAAGTTCCAGTTCGAGACCTTCATCTCGCTGTCGTGCCACAATTGCCCGGACGTGGTGCAGGCGCTCAACCTGATGGCCGTGCTCAACCCGGACGTCGAGAGCGTGATGGTCGATGGCGCCCTGTACCAAGACGAAGTGAAGGACCGTCAGATCATGGCGGTGCCCGCCGTCTTCCTGAACGGCGAGCCCTTCGGCCAGGGGCGCATGAGCCTCGAAGAGATCGTTGCCAAGCTCGACACGGCGTCGGCGGCGCGCGAGGTCGAGAAGCTCGACGCCAAGGAGGCCTTCGACGTGCTGGTGCTGGGCGGCGGCCCCGCAGGGGCGGCGGCGGCCATCTACGCCGCGCGCAAGGGGATTCGCACCGGCGTGGTGGCCGAGCGCTTCGGCGGGCAGGTGCTGGACACCCTGGCCATCGAGAACTTCATCTCGGTGAAGCATACCGAAGGCCCGCAACTCGCCGTCGCGATGGAGCAGCACGTACGGGAGTACGGCGTCGACATCATGCCCGTCCAGCGCGCCGAGGAGCTTATCCCGGGCGATGGGATCCACCACGTGCGACTCGCGAGCGGCGCCACCCTCAAGGCCCGAACGGTCGTGATCGCGACCGGTGCCCGCTGGCGCGAGATGGGTGTCCCCGGCGAGGCCGAGTACCGTACCAAGGGTGTCACCTTCTGCCCCCACTGCGACGGGCCCTTGTTCCAGGGCAAGCGCGTGGCGGTCATCGGCGGCGGCAACTCGGGCGTGGAGGCGGCCATCGACCTGGCCGGCATCGTGGCCCACGTCACCCTGCTGGAGTTCGGTGACGCGCTTCGCGCCGATGCGGTGCTCCAGCGCAAGCTGTACAGCCTGCCGAATGTCACGGTGCACCTGAACGCCCAGACCACCGAGGTCCTGGGCGACGGCCAGAAGGTGACAGGTCTTACCTACCTGAATCGCGAGAGCGACGAAACGCACCGCATCGAGTTGGAAGGCGTCTTCGTCCAGATCGGCCTGCTGCCGAACACCCAGTGGCTCAAGGGCACGCTGAACCTCTCGCGGCACGGCGAGGTCGAGATCGACGCGCGCGCCCAGACGTCGCTGCCTGGCGTCTATGCGGCGGGGGACTGCACGACGGTTCCCTACAAGCAGATCATCATCGCCATGGGCGAGGGAACGAAGGCGAGCCTCTCGGCGTTCGACCACCTGATCCGCACGTCGGCGCCGCTGGAGCCGTCGCAAGCGTAA
- the ahpC gene encoding peroxiredoxin: protein MNLSMINTEVLPFKTTAYHNGKFVEVSNADLLGKWSVIFFYPADFTFVCPTELGDLADQYAEFKKMGVEIYSVSTDTHFTHKAWHDASETIKKIQFPMLGDPTGAITRSFGVMIEEAGLAERGTFVIDPSGKIQLIEINAGGIGRDANELLRKIKAAQYVASHPGEVCPAKWQEGQATLAPSLDLVGKI, encoded by the coding sequence ATGAACCTGAGCATGATCAACACGGAAGTCCTGCCCTTCAAGACGACCGCTTATCACAACGGCAAGTTCGTCGAGGTCAGCAACGCCGACCTCCTGGGCAAGTGGTCCGTGATCTTCTTCTATCCGGCCGACTTCACCTTCGTCTGCCCGACCGAGCTGGGCGATCTGGCCGACCAGTACGCCGAGTTCAAGAAGATGGGCGTCGAGATCTACTCCGTCTCGACCGACACCCACTTCACCCACAAGGCCTGGCATGACGCCTCCGAGACCATCAAGAAGATCCAGTTCCCCATGCTGGGCGATCCGACCGGCGCCATCACCCGCAGCTTCGGCGTCATGATCGAAGAGGCCGGCCTCGCCGAGCGCGGCACCTTCGTGATCGACCCCTCGGGCAAGATCCAGCTCATCGAGATCAACGCCGGTGGCATCGGCCGCGACGCCAACGAGCTGCTGCGCAAGATCAAGGCCGCTCAGTACGTGGCTTCGCACCCGGGCGAGGTCTGCCCCGCCAAGTGGCAGGAAGGCCAGGCCACCCTGGCGCCGTCCCTGGACCTGGTCGGCAAGATCTAA
- a CDS encoding transcriptional repressor, whose translation MQYRRDCLTSEQIEKLLRNAGINPTAQRLAICRHVLCEADHPTAEDIKHWADQNFPKLSLATVYNTLRILVEAGLLKELKLPHSESLHYDPNVGDHFHFLDVASGEIVDLPIERVRIDADLGPDYQVQGMEVLIRGRRQPS comes from the coding sequence ATGCAATACCGACGCGACTGCTTGACCAGCGAGCAAATCGAGAAACTGCTGCGCAATGCCGGGATCAACCCGACGGCTCAGCGGCTTGCGATCTGCCGTCACGTGCTCTGCGAGGCGGATCACCCGACCGCGGAGGACATCAAGCATTGGGCGGATCAAAACTTCCCCAAGTTGAGTCTGGCGACTGTCTACAACACGTTGCGCATCCTCGTGGAGGCCGGCCTGCTCAAGGAGCTGAAGCTCCCGCATTCCGAGAGCCTGCACTACGACCCCAACGTTGGGGATCACTTCCATTTCCTGGACGTCGCGAGCGGCGAGATCGTCGATCTGCCTATCGAACGTGTCCGGATCGACGCCGATCTCGGGCCTGATTACCAGGTACAGGGGATGGAGGTGTTGATTCGCGGCAGGCGCCAACCCTCATGA
- a CDS encoding WYL domain-containing protein, with protein sequence MRADRLLSILLLLQGHGRLTTRALAERLEVSERTIHRDLEALSGAGVPVVADRGPKGGWRLLDDYRTDLTGLSGAEVLALFPPRPERVMTDLGLDKDAQAAATKLLAALPARHRESAAFFQERVHIDTTAWREPSETVAAFGVLQEAVWRSRRLAVTYRRADGETVSRVLEPLGLIAKGATWYLAAGCDGEIRSYRAARVVEAALLDEAFERPRDFDLAGFWAESAATFVSKLPEFRLVGRVSPELLPQLPHIGRYSKVERVEAPEADGWCRVQVRVQTEEEAITYALGLAPRFELLEPPSLRTRLAEQAAQAAVMYAAP encoded by the coding sequence ATGCGTGCCGATCGCCTGCTCTCGATCCTGCTGCTCTTGCAAGGCCACGGCCGTCTGACGACCCGCGCCCTGGCCGAACGCCTCGAAGTCTCCGAACGCACCATCCACCGCGACCTGGAGGCCCTTTCCGGCGCCGGGGTGCCCGTGGTGGCCGACCGCGGCCCCAAGGGCGGATGGCGGCTGCTAGATGATTACCGGACCGACCTCACGGGCCTCTCGGGCGCCGAGGTCCTGGCCCTCTTTCCGCCCCGGCCGGAACGGGTGATGACCGACCTGGGCCTCGACAAGGACGCGCAGGCCGCCGCCACCAAGCTCCTCGCGGCCCTGCCCGCGCGGCACCGCGAGAGCGCCGCCTTCTTTCAAGAGCGGGTCCACATCGATACCACCGCCTGGCGTGAGCCGAGCGAGACCGTGGCGGCGTTCGGGGTGCTTCAAGAAGCGGTGTGGCGATCGCGACGGCTCGCCGTCACGTACCGGCGCGCCGACGGCGAGACGGTCTCGCGCGTCCTCGAGCCGCTGGGGCTGATCGCCAAGGGGGCCACGTGGTACCTGGCGGCCGGTTGCGACGGGGAAATCCGGAGCTACCGTGCCGCCCGCGTGGTGGAGGCCGCGCTGCTCGACGAGGCCTTCGAGCGGCCTCGTGACTTCGACCTGGCGGGTTTCTGGGCCGAAAGCGCCGCCACGTTCGTCTCGAAGCTGCCGGAGTTCCGGCTGGTCGGCCGCGTTTCGCCCGAGTTGCTGCCACAGCTACCGCATATCGGCCGCTACTCCAAGGTAGAGCGGGTGGAGGCGCCCGAGGCCGATGGCTGGTGCCGGGTACAGGTACGCGTCCAGACGGAAGAAGAGGCGATCACCTACGCGCTAGGGCTGGCGCCGCGCTTCGAGCTCCTCGAACCCCCGTCGCTACGGACGCGCCTTGCGGAGCAGGCAGCACAGGCGGCCGTCATGTACGCCGCGCCCTGA
- a CDS encoding LysR family transcriptional regulator — MNLDWLRYFIVMSEASSLAQAAERLHVTPQALSNALAGLERHYQVKLLERGPRAKTLTPAGRTLRAAIPGILQAVDAVEQQLSDLQSEEPAGAISIGSTAFGNKYLLADALATLRARHRHLKPRLYGMVPAEQERWLAAGELDLIVLPYQPSRETFAARLLSRVPYVIVGRPQEPVPWHALEYVMPGHFWPKDGGCASERHMGDHWPADCPRNVVAEADQLESAIALVEAGVGAVFVPEPAVRAHVREGRLAVVADPPQPYFEEYYLAWQPNAARSAALRATIEVLTEHQTTLMGRA, encoded by the coding sequence ATGAATCTCGACTGGCTACGGTACTTCATCGTGATGAGCGAGGCCTCGAGCCTCGCCCAGGCGGCAGAGCGATTGCATGTGACGCCGCAGGCGCTGAGCAACGCCCTGGCGGGCCTCGAGCGCCATTACCAGGTCAAGCTCCTCGAGCGTGGTCCGCGCGCCAAGACCTTGACGCCGGCCGGGCGTACGCTGCGAGCGGCGATTCCCGGTATCCTGCAGGCGGTCGATGCAGTCGAGCAGCAGCTCTCGGACCTGCAATCCGAGGAGCCGGCCGGGGCGATCTCGATCGGGAGCACGGCCTTCGGGAACAAGTACCTTCTCGCCGATGCGCTCGCCACTCTGCGAGCACGCCACCGCCACCTGAAACCGCGCCTGTACGGCATGGTGCCCGCGGAGCAGGAGCGCTGGCTTGCGGCCGGCGAACTCGACCTGATCGTCCTGCCCTACCAGCCCTCGCGCGAGACCTTCGCCGCGCGTCTGCTGAGCCGCGTGCCCTACGTCATCGTCGGCAGGCCCCAGGAGCCCGTGCCCTGGCACGCGCTGGAATACGTAATGCCCGGCCACTTCTGGCCGAAGGATGGGGGATGCGCCTCCGAGCGCCACATGGGGGATCACTGGCCTGCCGACTGTCCTCGGAACGTCGTGGCCGAGGCCGACCAGCTCGAGTCGGCGATCGCCCTCGTCGAGGCGGGCGTGGGGGCCGTGTTCGTGCCGGAGCCTGCGGTGCGAGCGCACGTGCGTGAAGGTCGTCTAGCCGTCGTGGCGGATCCGCCGCAGCCCTATTTCGAGGAGTACTACCTCGCCTGGCAGCCCAATGCCGCCCGATCGGCCGCGCTTCGCGCCACGATCGAGGTGCTCACCGAGCACCAGACCACCCTCATGGGTCGCGCTTAG